In Deinococcus psychrotolerans, a genomic segment contains:
- a CDS encoding enoyl-ACP reductase FabI has protein sequence MISLDLSGKKALVMGVANARSLGWAIAEQLLAAGARVAFSYQGERLRPELEKLTKDYSGVLLRQADATSEDDLTALFAAIKAEFGQLDAVVHAIGFAPREAMEGRFLDTTAADWNTTLSVSAYSLVSMCRHAEPLLTEGSSVISLTYHASQKVVPKYNVMGVAKAALEAATRYLAAEMGAKGVRVNTISAGPMRTIAARSIPGFSTMYDQAAKAAPLGRNATSQEVGKLGLFLLSDLASGITGQVVYVDAGSSVMAMKMDN, from the coding sequence ATGATCTCACTTGATTTAAGCGGCAAAAAGGCCCTAGTCATGGGCGTCGCCAATGCCCGCAGCCTCGGCTGGGCCATCGCTGAGCAACTCCTCGCGGCAGGCGCACGGGTGGCCTTTAGCTATCAGGGTGAACGTCTGCGCCCCGAACTGGAAAAACTGACCAAAGACTATTCGGGCGTGCTGCTCCGGCAGGCCGACGCCACCAGCGAAGACGATTTGACGGCGTTGTTTGCCGCCATCAAAGCCGAGTTCGGCCAACTCGACGCGGTGGTTCACGCCATCGGCTTTGCTCCGCGTGAAGCGATGGAAGGCCGCTTCCTCGACACCACCGCTGCCGATTGGAACACCACCCTGTCGGTCAGCGCCTACAGCTTGGTCAGCATGTGCCGCCACGCTGAGCCGCTGCTCACTGAGGGCAGCAGCGTGATCAGCTTGACCTACCACGCCTCGCAAAAAGTCGTGCCCAAATACAACGTGATGGGCGTGGCCAAAGCCGCTTTGGAGGCGGCCACCCGCTACCTCGCCGCCGAAATGGGTGCGAAGGGTGTGCGCGTCAACACCATCAGTGCTGGCCCGATGCGGACGATTGCCGCCCGCAGCATCCCCGGCTTTAGCACCATGTACGACCAGGCCGCCAAAGCCGCGCCGCTGGGCCGCAACGCCACCTCGCAGGAAGTCGGCAAGCTGGGGTTGTTCCTGCTCAGCGACCTCGCCAGCGGCATTACCGGCCAAGTGGTTTACGTGGACGCGGGCAGCAGCGTCATGGCCATGAAAATGGACAACTGA
- a CDS encoding alpha/beta hydrolase family protein, with protein MKLTRTSAASLLMCSLILSSCAPVMNTVAQPTREQDTRVFTAAVPSTPSIAGATLYKGLYAGEHGQASYLIEVPEKWNGKLVMYAHGYAGTGAALSVAPPPIREYLVSQGYAWAASSYSSNYYDVRSGIEDTNALAQQFGALTQSKYPAPSATYIMGVSMGGNIAAAAVETETLATAKHKVNYAASMPLCGVLDPPYEFQWLGDYTLNAQELGGYGSSTYPASSFQTLLPDIKAGLFSDSSGDLWTPNTVQGTRLRDIAQNLTGGPRPVFELGFRVGALQNAVLSTGGSDGTLTGILTKNFYGNQNAVYRWTQGQTPTAAEVAYNQAVLRTTADPSANLPRADGLRWLPAINAQFKVPVLTMHTLGDFYVPFAHEQHYLQMAQKNGTSGLLVQRAIRAAGHCEFVGAEFVEAFNDWMKWASGGPKPTGDDVLTPSVVADAKYGCQFTRATRTGVDACQP; from the coding sequence ATGAAATTGACCCGCACCAGCGCCGCCAGCTTACTGATGTGCAGCCTTATCTTGTCGAGTTGTGCTCCTGTTATGAATACTGTGGCTCAGCCCACCCGCGAGCAAGATACGCGGGTGTTCACGGCGGCAGTGCCCAGCACGCCCTCTATTGCAGGGGCCACGCTCTACAAAGGCCTCTACGCAGGTGAGCACGGACAGGCCAGTTACCTCATCGAAGTGCCGGAAAAGTGGAACGGCAAATTGGTGATGTACGCCCACGGCTACGCGGGCACGGGCGCGGCCCTGAGCGTCGCCCCGCCTCCGATCCGCGAGTATCTGGTCTCGCAGGGCTACGCTTGGGCGGCTTCCAGCTACTCGTCTAACTATTACGACGTGCGGTCGGGCATCGAGGACACCAACGCGCTGGCCCAGCAGTTCGGAGCGCTGACGCAGAGCAAGTACCCCGCGCCGAGTGCGACCTACATCATGGGCGTTTCGATGGGCGGGAATATTGCTGCCGCCGCCGTGGAAACCGAAACGCTGGCGACGGCCAAGCACAAGGTCAACTACGCCGCCTCCATGCCGCTGTGCGGCGTGCTCGACCCACCGTATGAATTTCAGTGGCTGGGCGACTACACCCTCAATGCCCAAGAACTCGGCGGCTACGGTTCCAGCACTTACCCGGCCAGCAGTTTCCAAACCTTGCTGCCCGACATCAAAGCGGGGCTGTTCAGCGACAGCAGCGGCGACCTTTGGACGCCCAACACCGTGCAGGGCACCCGGCTACGCGACATTGCACAGAACCTGACCGGCGGGCCGCGTCCGGTGTTTGAACTCGGCTTCAGGGTAGGAGCGCTGCAAAACGCGGTGCTGAGTACCGGCGGCTCGGACGGCACCCTCACCGGCATTTTGACCAAGAACTTTTACGGCAACCAAAATGCTGTTTACCGCTGGACGCAGGGCCAGACCCCCACCGCCGCCGAGGTCGCCTACAACCAAGCCGTTTTGCGAACCACCGCCGATCCGAGCGCCAACTTGCCCCGCGCCGACGGACTGCGCTGGCTCCCGGCCATTAACGCCCAATTCAAGGTGCCGGTGCTGACCATGCACACGCTCGGCGACTTTTATGTGCCGTTTGCCCACGAGCAGCATTACCTTCAAATGGCCCAGAAAAACGGCACTTCGGGACTGCTGGTGCAGCGGGCCATTCGGGCGGCGGGGCACTGCGAATTTGTGGGAGCGGAATTCGTAGAAGCCTTCAACGACTGGATGAAGTGGGCCAGCGGCGGCCCCAAACCTACCGGAGACGATGTACTGACGCCCAGTGTGGTGGCCGACGCCAAATACGGCTGCCAGTTTACCCGCGCCACCAGAACAGGCGTGGACGCCTGTCAGCCTTAA
- a CDS encoding AAA family ATPase — translation MTALQTTPALAEQHAGLMPLANATLAQLDQVILGKAEQVRLSLACLLAGGHLLLEDVPGVGKTTLAQAIAASLGLHFSRMQFTSDLLPADLLGVSIYEPAQREFRFHEGPIFTQLLLADEINRATPKTQSALLEAMEEGQVSEGGTSRALPSPFFVIATQNPASQLGTFALPESQLDRFLMTVSLGYPDPRAERELLLAGGRRDAARQLSAVLTPKALLAAQQAAAAVHVSGALADYVLALVTASRLHPDVQTGLSPRAALGLLSAARAWAWLAGRQHALPEDVRAVFGSVAAHRLLGRSSGAASPAVAAQLLATVAIP, via the coding sequence GTGACCGCGCTGCAAACCACTCCCGCCTTAGCGGAGCAGCACGCGGGCTTAATGCCGCTGGCCAATGCCACCCTCGCCCAGCTTGACCAGGTCATCTTGGGCAAGGCCGAGCAAGTCCGACTCTCGCTGGCCTGCTTGCTGGCGGGCGGACACCTGCTGCTCGAAGACGTACCGGGAGTCGGCAAAACCACGCTGGCGCAGGCGATAGCAGCCAGCCTCGGCCTGCATTTTTCGCGGATGCAGTTTACCAGCGATTTGCTGCCCGCCGATTTGCTGGGCGTCAGCATTTACGAACCGGCCCAGCGCGAATTCCGTTTTCACGAAGGCCCGATTTTTACCCAACTGCTGCTGGCCGACGAAATCAACCGAGCCACCCCCAAGACCCAGTCGGCCCTCTTAGAGGCGATGGAGGAGGGGCAGGTCAGCGAAGGCGGCACCTCCCGCGCCCTGCCGAGTCCCTTTTTCGTGATCGCCACCCAAAACCCCGCTTCGCAGCTCGGCACCTTCGCACTGCCCGAATCGCAGCTTGACCGCTTTTTGATGACCGTTTCGCTGGGCTATCCCGACCCCCGCGCCGAGCGTGAGCTGCTGCTGGCGGGCGGACGCCGAGACGCGGCCCGCCAGCTGAGCGCCGTGCTGACCCCCAAAGCGCTGCTGGCCGCTCAGCAGGCCGCAGCCGCCGTGCACGTCTCGGGAGCGCTGGCCGATTACGTGCTGGCCCTCGTGACCGCCTCACGCCTGCACCCCGACGTGCAGACCGGCCTGAGTCCCCGCGCCGCACTGGGCCTGCTCTCGGCGGCGCGGGCGTGGGCCTGGCTGGCAGGCCGCCAACACGCGCTGCCCGAAGACGTGCGGGCAGTGTTCGGCAGCGTGGCCGCGCACCGCTTGCTGGGCCGCTCCAGCGGGGCCGCCAGTCCGGCGGTGGCCGCCCAGCTTCTGGCGACGGTGGCGATTCCTTAA
- the rsfS gene encoding ribosome silencing factor codes for MTKSTSAAHTSTDASTDSLLPQLRAIVDAARERRAEDVVVLDLTEVSTTLEYFVICTATAGLQLNAVRENVRTKAVEAGFSRPTVEGPSERWLLLAFGASVVVHIMTKEAREYYDLEGLWSDANKLDFPENVV; via the coding sequence ATGACCAAATCAACCTCTGCCGCCCATACCTCAACCGACGCCTCGACTGATTCCCTCTTGCCGCAACTGCGGGCCATCGTGGACGCCGCCCGTGAGCGCCGCGCCGAGGATGTGGTGGTGCTCGACCTGACCGAAGTCAGCACCACCCTCGAATATTTCGTGATCTGCACCGCCACGGCGGGCCTGCAGCTCAACGCCGTGCGCGAGAATGTCCGCACCAAAGCGGTGGAAGCTGGATTTTCGCGCCCCACCGTCGAAGGCCCCTCGGAGCGCTGGTTGCTGCTGGCCTTCGGAGCCAGCGTCGTGGTGCATATCATGACCAAAGAAGCCCGCGAATACTACGACCTTGAAGGCCTGTGGAGCGACGCCAACAAGCTGGACTTTCCCGAAAACGTGGTCTGA
- a CDS encoding GNAT family N-acetyltransferase gives MTTVQTTPLQRVEAALAESWRGYPGEWTTFGPLSAVYAGPDLPINVALGETDQENAAEVLAQIEDFYALHSQAAALLVHSHAHPALFTALAARNYHLDYLLHTYACTLSSASSAPVFDVEEMTPDEWAEITPQAFGAQSREMMRLAAGVPDVLRLGVRRGGQWAGFGAVTVMPDAQGGVALLFSAGTLPEFRGQGIQSVLLAARLQSAREQGATLAAVDVAPNSVSERNVKRAGFEMVGARLNFVQAQPL, from the coding sequence ATGACCACAGTGCAGACGACGCCATTGCAGCGGGTGGAGGCGGCCCTGGCGGAGAGCTGGCGGGGTTATCCAGGCGAGTGGACGACCTTTGGCCCACTCAGTGCCGTCTACGCTGGCCCTGACTTGCCGATCAACGTCGCTCTGGGAGAGACAGACCAGGAAAACGCGGCGGAAGTTCTGGCGCAGATAGAGGATTTTTACGCACTCCACTCGCAGGCAGCCGCTCTGCTGGTACACTCGCACGCGCATCCGGCACTCTTCACGGCGCTGGCGGCCAGAAACTACCACCTGGATTACTTGCTTCACACCTACGCCTGCACGCTCTCCAGCGCCTCATCTGCTCCAGTCTTTGATGTCGAGGAAATGACGCCCGACGAATGGGCCGAAATCACTCCGCAGGCTTTTGGAGCGCAGAGCCGGGAAATGATGCGGCTGGCGGCTGGTGTGCCGGACGTGCTGCGGCTAGGTGTCCGGCGAGGTGGGCAGTGGGCGGGCTTCGGGGCCGTGACGGTGATGCCGGATGCACAGGGCGGCGTGGCTCTGCTGTTCAGCGCCGGAACGTTGCCTGAGTTTCGGGGGCAAGGTATTCAGTCCGTTTTGCTCGCTGCCCGCCTGCAAAGCGCCCGTGAGCAGGGCGCGACGCTGGCGGCTGTCGATGTCGCCCCCAACAGCGTCAGCGAGCGCAACGTGAAGCGGGCAGGCTTTGAGATGGTCGGAGCGCGGCTCAATTTTGTTCAGGCTCAACCTCTCTAG
- a CDS encoding ankyrin repeat domain-containing protein: protein MTPNPDLSVPKSATPQSPTHQLPAPDPETLAFFQAVFELVRAGDAEQLASLLEKGLPANIRNQKGDSLLMLASYHGHLEAARYLLLAGADPELANDQGQTPLVGAAYKGDLAMAKLLLTHGANTETSGPAGKTALMMAAMFNRLEMLELLLSRGADLKTRDVGGLSVVDAAKLMGAHEAAAQLEALLTQAKTTPQT from the coding sequence ATGACGCCCAACCCCGATTTGTCCGTCCCCAAGTCAGCCACTCCCCAATCGCCTACTCACCAGTTGCCCGCCCCCGACCCTGAAACGCTGGCCTTTTTTCAGGCTGTCTTTGAACTGGTGCGGGCCGGAGACGCCGAGCAACTCGCCTCACTGCTGGAAAAGGGCCTCCCCGCCAACATCAGGAACCAGAAGGGCGACAGCTTGCTGATGCTGGCCAGCTATCACGGCCACCTGGAAGCGGCCCGGTACCTGCTGTTGGCGGGCGCTGACCCCGAACTGGCCAACGACCAAGGGCAAACCCCGCTGGTCGGCGCGGCCTACAAAGGCGATCTGGCGATGGCCAAGCTGCTGCTCACGCACGGAGCCAACACCGAAACGTCCGGGCCCGCTGGAAAAACCGCGCTGATGATGGCCGCCATGTTTAACCGCTTGGAGATGCTGGAATTGCTGCTGTCCAGAGGAGCCGACCTAAAGACCCGAGACGTGGGCGGCCTCTCGGTGGTGGACGCGGCCAAACTGATGGGCGCACACGAAGCGGCCGCTCAGCTTGAAGCGCTGCTGACTCAAGCGAAGACCACACCGCAAACCTGA
- a CDS encoding M55 family metallopeptidase, with protein MNVVISVDMEGVCGVSSWVQVSPPEFGGLVSGSEYERARIQMSREANAAALGAFEGGASGVLIADSHDTMRNLLPEYLDERVRYVSGNDRALSMVQGVQEKGVGALMMVGYHARAGTQGAPLAHTWNGSVRDVRINGVQAGEPYLNALLAGHYGVPTVFISGDDVAVKQVQESVGTEVVGVAVKEGLSMFSAVHLHPAEACRQIRAGAKKAAEGMHSAQPFTVLFPASVQLSFDHQARADQAGRVPGVTRIDAVTVGYSSPDAFHLFQMFRMLCKVAEVQLNG; from the coding sequence ATGAATGTTGTCATCAGCGTGGATATGGAAGGCGTGTGCGGAGTCAGCTCATGGGTGCAGGTCAGCCCGCCGGAATTTGGGGGCCTGGTGAGTGGCAGCGAGTATGAACGCGCCCGCATCCAGATGAGCCGCGAGGCCAACGCCGCCGCGCTGGGAGCCTTTGAAGGCGGCGCGTCGGGCGTGCTGATCGCCGACTCGCACGACACCATGAGAAACCTCTTGCCCGAATACTTGGACGAGCGGGTGCGCTACGTGTCGGGCAACGACAGAGCGCTGAGCATGGTGCAGGGCGTTCAGGAAAAAGGCGTGGGCGCACTAATGATGGTCGGCTACCACGCCCGCGCCGGAACGCAGGGAGCGCCGCTGGCCCACACCTGGAACGGCTCGGTGCGCGACGTCAGAATCAACGGCGTACAGGCTGGAGAGCCGTATCTCAATGCGCTCTTGGCCGGACATTACGGCGTGCCGACGGTGTTTATCAGCGGCGACGATGTGGCGGTCAAGCAGGTGCAGGAAAGCGTCGGAACCGAGGTGGTGGGCGTGGCGGTCAAAGAGGGCCTGAGCATGTTCAGCGCCGTGCATCTGCACCCCGCTGAGGCGTGCCGGCAGATTCGGGCGGGCGCGAAAAAAGCCGCCGAGGGCATGCACAGCGCCCAGCCGTTCACCGTTTTGTTTCCCGCCAGCGTGCAGCTGTCATTCGACCACCAAGCGCGGGCCGACCAAGCTGGGCGCGTGCCGGGCGTGACCCGCATCGATGCCGTGACGGTGGGGTACAGCAGCCCCGACGCCTTCCACTTGTTCCAGATGTTCCGAATGCTCTGTAAGGTGGCCGAAGTGCAGCTGAACGGCTGA
- a CDS encoding transglutaminase TgpA family protein → MTTLNWPSRSRSLKRPTDPAAPLPALLTTLAALLLCAAPYVSRLPWWASLLFAALLAYRAALGLGRFPALPALTQTLLSLLVVAAAGWGFNQTYDTLLGRDGGTAILVVLTSLKALETRSGRDVQALGLLGFFLTVTHFFYVQDTLTAVHALLSMLALSAGVSLLERPKSLTGLPTFGLSKAGLLAAFGPLRSAGVLLLQALPLAAALFVLFPRPDSPLWQMPVSGKGQSASGLSDSVNPGSISSLALSDEVAFRAQFEGQAPPPSNLYWRGPVMEFFDGETWRLGRERRALPDVQALGPVQNYTLTAEPSQNTWVLALDAPASLPSGTAITQNLQVIKPSRIGSRTLFKLSAATAYRYGLNADSFWLERNLQLPDRSNPRIRELAKTWLNLPPVERVKAGLNVFAAGSFAYTLNPPTLPSVNGMDAFVFETKRGFCEHFASSFAIMMRSAGVPARVVTGYQGAEPNSGYLIVRQANAHAWTEVWLAGQGWVRVDPTATVSPDRIERGVSSLRGAPGLASGNPGWLGGLSLRLDALQNLWNTWVIGYDGAQQRQLFAKLGLGELGDWKLTVFGMLAIGLAFVPMLLRRRPPQEPLSAAYALLARRLSLPRAPQEPASTYAARAAERYPQHAEHIETLIGEYQMLRYGPQPTDEQIRAFAAQVRELKVKA, encoded by the coding sequence ATGACCACCCTCAACTGGCCCAGCCGAAGCCGCAGTCTCAAGCGGCCCACTGACCCCGCCGCCCCGCTGCCCGCGCTGCTGACCACTCTGGCTGCGCTGCTGCTGTGCGCCGCGCCGTATGTGTCACGGCTACCGTGGTGGGCCAGTTTGCTGTTTGCGGCGCTGCTGGCTTACCGCGCCGCGCTGGGGTTGGGCCGCTTTCCCGCTCTGCCCGCCCTGACCCAAACCCTGCTCTCCCTGCTGGTGGTGGCGGCGGCCGGCTGGGGCTTTAATCAAACCTACGACACGCTGCTGGGGCGCGACGGCGGCACAGCCATTTTGGTGGTGCTGACCAGTCTCAAAGCGCTGGAAACCCGCAGCGGACGCGACGTACAGGCGCTGGGTTTGTTGGGCTTTTTCCTGACCGTCACCCACTTTTTTTACGTCCAAGACACCCTCACCGCCGTTCACGCGCTGCTGTCCATGCTGGCGCTTTCGGCGGGAGTGAGCTTGCTGGAGCGGCCCAAGAGCTTGACCGGCCTCCCCACATTCGGCCTCAGTAAGGCCGGGCTGCTGGCTGCCTTTGGGCCGCTGCGCTCGGCAGGAGTGCTGCTGCTGCAAGCCTTGCCGCTGGCCGCCGCATTGTTCGTGCTGTTTCCACGCCCCGACAGCCCGCTGTGGCAAATGCCGGTGAGCGGCAAGGGCCAAAGCGCTTCGGGCTTATCCGACAGCGTCAATCCGGGCAGCATCAGCAGCCTCGCGCTCAGCGACGAGGTGGCGTTTCGGGCGCAGTTTGAAGGCCAAGCGCCGCCGCCGAGCAATTTATATTGGCGCGGCCCGGTGATGGAGTTTTTTGACGGCGAAACGTGGAGGCTGGGCCGTGAGCGAAGAGCGCTCCCCGACGTGCAGGCGCTCGGGCCCGTCCAAAACTACACCCTGACTGCCGAACCCAGCCAGAATACCTGGGTGCTGGCCCTCGACGCCCCCGCTTCGCTGCCTTCCGGCACGGCCATCACCCAAAACCTGCAAGTCATCAAGCCCAGCCGAATCGGCAGCCGCACCCTCTTCAAACTGAGCGCCGCCACCGCCTACCGCTACGGCCTGAACGCCGATTCGTTTTGGCTGGAGCGCAATTTGCAGCTTCCGGATCGCAGCAATCCGCGCATCCGTGAGCTGGCCAAGACCTGGCTGAATTTGCCGCCCGTAGAGCGGGTCAAGGCGGGGCTAAACGTGTTTGCGGCGGGCAGTTTCGCTTATACCCTCAACCCACCGACCCTCCCCAGCGTCAACGGAATGGACGCCTTCGTGTTTGAAACGAAGCGCGGCTTTTGCGAGCACTTCGCCAGCTCGTTTGCCATCATGATGCGCTCGGCGGGTGTTCCGGCGCGGGTGGTGACCGGCTATCAGGGAGCCGAACCCAACAGCGGCTACCTGATCGTGCGCCAGGCCAACGCCCACGCCTGGACCGAAGTCTGGCTGGCCGGGCAAGGCTGGGTGCGGGTTGATCCCACCGCCACCGTTTCACCTGACCGAATTGAGCGGGGCGTTTCGAGTTTACGCGGCGCTCCGGGGCTGGCTAGCGGCAACCCCGGCTGGCTGGGCGGCCTGAGCCTGCGCCTCGACGCGCTGCAAAACCTCTGGAATACTTGGGTCATCGGCTACGACGGCGCTCAGCAGCGCCAACTGTTTGCCAAGCTGGGCCTCGGCGAGTTGGGCGACTGGAAACTGACCGTGTTCGGCATGCTGGCCATCGGGCTGGCTTTCGTCCCGATGCTGCTGCGCCGCCGCCCGCCGCAGGAGCCGCTGAGCGCCGCCTACGCCCTTCTAGCCCGCCGCCTGTCGCTGCCCCGAGCGCCACAGGAACCCGCCAGCACTTACGCGGCGCGGGCTGCCGAGCGCTACCCGCAACACGCCGAGCACATTGAAACCCTGATCGGCGAGTACCAGATGCTGCGCTACGGCCCCCAGCCGACCGACGAGCAGATTCGGGCCTTCGCGGCGCAGGTGCGGGAGCTCAAAGTGAAAGCTTAA
- a CDS encoding HpcH/HpaI aldolase/citrate lyase family protein: MKRPRSALFVPGDKPRAIAKSRTLGADVIILDLEDAVAPEHKEQARENICAALQEGFPCPVWVRLNISGSIWEQADQEAVLCEKPDGLVLPKVEEAGVARSMTLGVPLWLMIETARGVLAAPDLAAEQSVAGLIVGANDLAHDLRTGPDPERTPLLFALSAVVLAARAHNKGVLDAVYNTFTDTVGFERECLNGRALGFDGKTLIHPSQVETANRSFGVSPADVEAAHELLQAWEAGRREGRSLVTVRGRMVEEMHVKAAQDVLAQAGTSAPL, encoded by the coding sequence ATGAAGCGCCCCCGCAGCGCTCTCTTTGTTCCCGGCGACAAGCCCCGCGCCATTGCCAAGTCGCGCACGCTCGGCGCGGACGTGATTATTCTGGACTTGGAAGACGCGGTGGCTCCCGAACACAAAGAACAGGCCCGTGAAAATATCTGCGCCGCGCTGCAGGAGGGCTTTCCCTGTCCGGTGTGGGTGCGCCTCAACATTTCCGGCAGCATTTGGGAGCAGGCCGACCAAGAAGCGGTGCTGTGCGAAAAACCCGACGGCTTGGTGCTGCCCAAGGTCGAGGAAGCGGGAGTGGCCCGCAGCATGACGCTGGGCGTGCCGCTGTGGCTCATGATCGAGACGGCACGCGGCGTGCTGGCCGCCCCCGACCTCGCCGCCGAGCAGAGCGTGGCGGGCCTGATCGTGGGAGCCAACGACCTCGCCCACGACCTACGAACCGGCCCAGACCCAGAGCGCACGCCGCTGCTTTTTGCCCTCAGCGCGGTGGTGCTGGCCGCCCGCGCCCACAATAAAGGCGTGCTGGACGCTGTTTACAACACCTTTACCGACACGGTTGGTTTTGAGCGCGAGTGCTTAAATGGCCGTGCCCTGGGCTTTGACGGCAAAACGCTGATCCACCCCTCGCAGGTGGAGACGGCTAACCGCAGCTTCGGAGTCAGCCCAGCCGACGTGGAGGCCGCCCACGAACTGCTGCAGGCCTGGGAAGCGGGCCGCCGAGAGGGCAGAAGTCTGGTGACGGTGCGGGGCCGGATGGTCGAAGAAATGCACGTCAAAGCGGCGCAAGACGTGCTGGCACAAGCCGGAACGTCCGCGCCGCTTTGA
- a CDS encoding DUF58 domain-containing protein: protein MTQRPASTAPPRPLSSSLRERVSEWASDDGSADTGQGVTIAPATHFSKGPRVYPTRFGAAFLLTALLTLIGCVNYQLSLGYLVTFLMLGLWVVGAVSASRSLSGLTLSAAPPGSAWAGQDAVFAVRVQNPSKQTRSSLRLRAHRPRSAAICLFDVPSEAETRAEVLIFAPKRGPLLLPRLRLEGRDPLGLWRGVTYPLLSAEALVYPAPEDDAPPLPSSKVGEGSGEKRLSGQEDFAGIRPYLPGDAPRQVAWRQSARLGELQTKLFDAPASFTLRLSYGELRGLNTEERLSRLSAWVLQARQQDTRYRLELPSLKLEEGSGETQARRALSALALYRAAENAPDQPPAAAHQSRGRKRR, encoded by the coding sequence ATGACCCAGCGCCCTGCCAGCACCGCTCCCCCTCGGCCCCTTTCCAGCAGCTTGCGCGAGCGCGTCAGCGAGTGGGCCAGCGATGATGGCAGCGCCGACACCGGGCAGGGCGTCACCATTGCGCCCGCCACCCACTTTTCCAAGGGGCCGCGTGTCTACCCGACCCGCTTCGGCGCGGCGTTTCTTCTCACGGCGCTGCTGACGCTGATCGGCTGCGTCAATTACCAACTGAGCCTCGGCTACCTCGTGACTTTTTTGATGCTGGGCCTGTGGGTGGTGGGCGCGGTGTCGGCCTCGCGCAGCCTCAGCGGACTGACCCTCAGTGCCGCGCCGCCTGGGAGCGCTTGGGCCGGACAAGACGCGGTTTTTGCTGTCCGGGTGCAAAATCCATCCAAGCAGACTCGCAGCAGCTTAAGATTGCGTGCCCACCGCCCGCGTTCGGCGGCCATCTGTTTGTTCGACGTGCCCTCAGAGGCCGAAACCCGCGCCGAAGTGCTGATTTTCGCGCCCAAGCGTGGCCCGCTGCTGCTGCCGCGCCTCCGGCTGGAAGGCCGCGACCCGCTGGGACTTTGGCGCGGCGTGACCTATCCGCTGCTGAGCGCCGAAGCGCTGGTGTATCCGGCCCCTGAGGACGACGCGCCGCCGCTACCCAGCAGCAAAGTCGGCGAAGGCAGCGGCGAGAAGCGCCTGAGCGGGCAAGAAGATTTCGCGGGCATCCGGCCTTATCTGCCGGGTGACGCGCCTAGGCAGGTGGCGTGGCGGCAATCGGCCCGCCTCGGTGAGCTGCAAACCAAGCTGTTCGACGCGCCCGCCAGCTTTACCCTGCGCCTGAGCTACGGCGAGTTGCGCGGCCTGAACACCGAGGAGCGCCTCTCGCGCCTGAGCGCCTGGGTGTTGCAGGCCCGCCAGCAAGACACCCGCTACCGCTTGGAGTTGCCGAGTCTGAAGCTGGAAGAAGGCAGCGGCGAAACGCAGGCCCGCCGCGCCCTCAGTGCCTTGGCGCTTTACCGTGCGGCTGAGAACGCCCCCGATCAGCCGCCCGCTGCTGCTCACCAGTCCAGGGGGAGGAAGCGCCGATGA